A stretch of the Musa acuminata AAA Group cultivar baxijiao chromosome BXJ2-7, Cavendish_Baxijiao_AAA, whole genome shotgun sequence genome encodes the following:
- the LOC103991230 gene encoding probable protein phosphatase 2C 12, producing MGSCFSSASLKNQASLERKECEEEIQVCVERGDDGLSPDEKRRIASLYSHRGNKGLNQDAAILCKGYGTEEGLFCGVFDGHGTSGHTVSRVVRDYLPALLLGERNALLLAQEDDEFTDGNDTSSTDGEEVLDEWKEACINAFKTMDEELKVRPNLDCSFSGTTAVSVIKQGEDLIIANLGDSRAVMGTVSEEGHLEAIQLTTDLKPSVPQEAERIRKSNGRVFALEREPHIQRVWLPDEDFPGLAMARALGDFQLKNYGIISAPQVAHRRVTSRDLFIVLATDGVWDALSNEEVVSIVWSTETNEDASKTLVEAARNAWKSKFPSAKVDDCTAACLFFQEERQELLLPTVQDK from the exons ATGGGGAGCTGCTTCTCTTCTGCATCTTTGAAGAATCAGGCATCTTTAGAGAGAAAGGAGTGTGAAGAGGAGATACAAGTATGTGTGGAGCGAGGTGATGATGGGTTGAGTCCTGATGAGAAGAGGAGGATTGCCTCCCTGTACTCTCATCGAGGGAACAAAGGTCTGAACCAGGATGCTGCCATCCTTTGCAAG GGATATGGAACAGAGGAGGGGTTGTTTTGTGGGGTATTTGATGGCCATGGTACAAGTGGGCATACTGTGAGCAGGGTGGTGAGAGATTACCTGCCTGCCTTGTTGCTTGGCGAACGCAACGCCCTCCTGCTCGCCCAGGAAGACGACGAATTCACCGATGGCAATGACACGAGCTCAACGGATGGAGAGGAGGTGCTTGATGAGTGGAAAGAGGCTTGCATCAACGCCTTCAAAACCATGGACGAAGAACTCAAGGTGAGGCCAAACTTAGATTGCTCCTTCAGTGGAACCACAGCAGTCTCCGTCATCAAGCAG GGGGAAGATCTGATCATTGCCAACCTTGGGGATTCGAGGGCTGTCATGGGAACCGTATCAGAGGAGGGTCACCTCGAGGCGATTCAGCTGACGACAGACCTGAAGCCCAGCGTACCTC AGGAAGCAGAGAGGATAAGGAAGAGCAACGGGCGGGTGTTCGCGCTCGAGAGAGAGCCGCACATCCAACGCGTGTGGTTGCCCGACGAGGACTTCCCCGGGCTCGCCATGGCCCGCGCTCTCGGGGACTTCCAGCTTAAGAACTACGGCATCATCTCGGCCCCTCAGGTGGCTCATCGCCGTGTGACGAGCAGAGATCTGTTCATAGTCCTCGCGACCGACGGG GTGTGGGATGCGCTTAGCAACGAGGAGGTGGTGTCGATTGTTTGGTCCACCGAGACCAACGAGGATGCATCGAAGACGTTGGTGGAAGCAGCACGTAACGCGTGGAAGTCCAAGTTCCCGTCGGCAAAGGTAGATGATTGTACTGCTGCTTGCCTCTTCTTCCAAGAGGAAAGGCAGGAGTTATTACTTCCAACAGTTCAAGACAAGTAA